TTCATCTCTTAAACCATGCTGCACCTGTCTAAAATTTGAACTTGATCCCTCTTTATGTGTGGTTCTAGCACTTGATTTTCCTATACTTCTCAACTTTGTCTGTTGTATTGTTTCTTGGTTCTTCAACTTATTTCCCTTGCCACATCACCCCAAGTTAAATGTCTCCATCAAACACCAATTCATCTTCTACtacaatatatattaacatggGTGTCTGGGCTAGCTTGAATACACCTCAACTAATTCCACGGgccttgaagttaatgaccatgtaagtctccagtggCTCTGAGGTTTGTGGGACTCGAACTGGTGATCTCTAGGGAGCAAAATTAGGGTCTGATTAATTGAGCTATACCCCTAAGAGTTTCTTCTACtacaatattattttctatgttGGCACCTATCGTCCCAACCATCATCCCAaacagatttttttatatgatataacTTCGTAGTATTTCCATAtgagaaattaagaaacaaaataatgagatgacaagaaaaaaagttaaaggaaTACCTCTGTTGCTCTTTAGTCTTCACTCTAGACtcttctttatcttcttctcttATGGTGTTTCATGTTTGTTTATGCTGTTCTTGTTTCAACTTTCATGTctgtttctccttttctttaacttttatgtcggtctctctctgtctctctttttaccctaatctatgtttttttcttacaaaactaACCTTAAATTATTTCTTGTATAAGACCAGAAAAAGAGACAAACAAGACAACacaagtcctttttttttattataaaaaaagtagaaatcCAAGAGACGCCTCTTCAAACTAATCCTCAATGTCAGTGTAGATAATTTTCATCAGGCGATGCCTTTATCGCCTGCCTCCCATGCACAGGCGCTTGCCTAGGCAGTGCCTCTTCAAACACCATCTCCTTAGGCTAAGAAAGGTGCCTTGGCCTCGCCTCATCTCCAGCGCTTAATCGACCGCCCGGATGCCTTATGACAACACTGATATGTTGTGACTAATTAATTGCTTGGCTGTCAAACAGTGGTCAATATGCTAATGTGTGGCTCCTTGAAAAAGGAGGACCTTGTATGGAGGGGGTGCATTGAGTAAAATGAAATGCTTTTGCTTTGTTATCTGGTCATCCTTGTGTCAAATGTTAAAGTTTATTATCATGTGTCATAGTAAATTCTGTCTTGCATTTCTGAAGGTGAAGTGTGTTCCGCATTCTGGATATGCATGTGAGTCCTATGACCTATTTGTGCTATACGGTTCTCCATCAGGTGGATAGTTGTTGCTAAATAATCTGTTCAACATAAAATGATTTTGTATGCTGGTGGTAATAAAAGACAAGGACTCCTGCTTTACAATATGTTCAGTTCATGAtggtgtttattttattttattttctttattattattaacttaagCTAGCTTGGGGGTTGTACCATAAACTAGCAGGAATGCTTTATATAGACCGAAGGCTCGACTGGTATACAGCTCTGAGCAACGCTACTTAGTTTATATTTAGGTTCTGTATGCTATTTACTCTGGCAAGCAAGGGGTTCTGGTGTTGGCTTTGTTGCAGATTGAACTGGAATTAGATCGTAATCAATTTTTCCATTGCCTCATCTTATTTGACAGGGTGTTCATGATATATTCCAAGGTTCACCTGATCGGTTATGGGGTCCCAATGAACCCAGAACGAACAAGATTGTGTTCATAGGGAAGAACTTGGACGCTCAGGAATTGGAGAAGGGCTTTAAAGCCTGTTTACTGTGAGATTTAAAACATCAAGTCATTGGTTAATATCTCTTTATATTGTGTTCTTGATTAGTGGACAATTTATGTGCAActgattgttttttgttaacttTCTTCGAGAAACAATGAGTTGTTTCCaacatatatttcaaaatagaaGGACCACTGAAAAGGGATGGCTGAGCTATTTTGAATGGTGGCGGTAGTGGGATTTCTTCTTGCTCTTGGAGAATGCCTGTGTGAGAACCGAGTGGCTTACTCTTGAGCTTGATTCATTGTTTTTCCATAGGGCTCTTGCGTTTTAGGCTAATCTTTATTGGTAAACTTAAGAAGCTTCAGTAGGACCTGGTTTGCTGGTTCCATTTCGTCAGCAGTTTTACCCATTATGGAATATTCTAGATAATTGGCTCAGCCAGGCCAATTCtgtttttagcataaaaaaaaaagtttattctGCTGGGAACTTTTTGTTGTGTTATGTTTAGCGGTTAAATTTGAAACCTCTTAACCTAGATATTTGTTTAGcctaagttttaattttaattatgatagtTAGACAactgaagttgaaaaaaaataaccctatagaaaataattttaattataattaataatcatttaattatataataataaaaatagtcgTTTGCAAAGTTGAGTAACAATTTGATGGCAAGATGtttgtttgaaataattttataaaaaataaatcaaaacaaattataaatgtaaattttaaataaactcaAGTTAATTCGTCAAATTCTCAACGTGAACGAGTAATGGATGCTATTAGGTTTAGtaggttttatttaattacatgataataaaaatagttgcaATGTTAGGATATTTGGTTAAGGTTActgtaattttatataaaacaagtcaaaacaaattataaagattaatttttagatAAGTTAACTTACTAAATTTATGACCTGAGTCATGGATTTTATTAGgtctaataattttgtttttcttaactattttttattcaattatatgataaaaaaaaaatgctagtaAAGTTGAGTATCAACAAAATATTGAGACATTTCTTTGATATTGCTATGaacttacaaaaattaaaacaaaagaaattataaaatcaaatccaaaatcaactaaacattgaaagattatgataataaaaacctcaatattaaaagataaaactaaaaaaaaaaaaaattaaacatcatgAGTGGCTTAATGTGCTTGAGCAGACCCATATACTTggactttattattattaattttttttacaagggttatatgtttttctttttaaagtaaatttcacgtcatttattatgataaatgacatgtttattcttataaattttgaccagcaaagaaaataacttatttttacttatttttatgctaaaaacaCCTATGAAACATCCATCTTTAATCTTAAATTAGAAAGTTAATGACAAAATCTGTCACTTAAATCAATGAAGGGTAACATTTTCTAACAAGGTGATAGGTTAGAGATATTCCTTGTACCACAAGATGTAGCTTCATCATGTTATCTACAAATCtattaattcaagttttaaattagaTAAACTACGATTTAATCATAAGAACACTTATTTATTGTTTGCttacaaatgagaaaaaaaaaaaaaacctagcgaTTGTTATCTTTCCAATCCATGCCATTAAAAAGTAATTGAATAATTGATGACGTGGAGGATGGATGAAAAGAAAACGCAAGCACACCGaaattgagaattttaaaaaagtaaaagggGCGTTCCGAGAATCGAACTCGGGACCTCTCGCACCCAAAGCGAGAATCATACCACTAGACCAAACGCCCTTTTTCTTGTCTTCTTCTTTCGttttaattatatctataaATTTCTAATATTGAAATAAGAGGTGACACTTTATGGTCACGTGGACCGTCATATTTCCACCTTTTGTCTATATTTGACAATTCAAATTTAGCTCTAGCATGTGCTGTCAATTACCAAACAGTCCCCAAACTAATAATATATACCAATACCCTCTTTCAATTACAGCAAATAtgaaacaatccaaaaataaattaaataataaaaagcacacccaaaatatcttaattatacaaaatagtactgattccttttatttataaggTACACAATGGATGGCAAGTATATATACGACGGCATAAATGAAACACAAGTGCTGCTCAAGAAGAGAATGAGAGAACAATCACACTCCAAAAACGACATAGTTTTgataggacaaagaaaaagaacaagtgCACATCATGCCATGCTCTCCCAGTACCCTTTCCACATCACTAAAGTAAATATACTCGGTGGAATCTTGAAGAACACAGAcgcaaacatatatatatatatatatatatatatatatatatatattatataatatatatatatatatatgcaacaaTTACAAATCCTTGGCCATAAAAAACTATCAAGCAGGCAAGGGTTATACGTGGTTAGTTAGACAGCCCTCTCATCCATTTTTTGAAAGCAACGCGTTCTGATTCTGCATCAGCAGCTTCTTGCAGCCACCTTATTAGTCTTTCCATGTCCTCTTCAGACAATGCATGATCTTGATGCCTATCAGTATAGTACTTCTGCCCTGCCAGTCCCAATCCTGCTTTCTGTTTGATACCATTTGCATCGTTATCAGTTAGTAAGCAATCAGTAATTGATCATGTCTGTGTAATCCTCGCAAAAATCAAGCATTCATCAGGAAAATGTATGAGAACTTTGAGGAAAAGTGAATACATAATACCTGATTTGGATGACTAATTGTTGTACGTGAAACAATTGAGAGAAACATAActtaatagaagaaaaaaaaccctgcaGGAATTCTCTAGTGTTTGGACAAGAGAGGATATATTACCTTGAGAAATTCGACAATCGAAGGTCCATCATCATGTGATCCCTCTTCAAGttcttgattttcaaattgGAGAAAATGGTGGATTGTCTGAAACTGCTGGTGTATTTCAGCCaccagtttttttctttcttccatgtGCTGGAAAAACTCTTGCTTCATAGGTTCAGTTTCTTCTTCAAGAGTCTTCAATCGCTTACTTAGCTGCTTGATCTTACCAGCCTCTGAAACTTGTTTCAGTTGTTTGCCTTTAGAAGAATCACTGCAAGCTTTAACTCTTGAAGAATTCTTTGGCGATATTTCCACTAGCTCGTTTGAACTCGAGGCCCTTGATTCTGTTAGCAGGTTCTTTCCATTCATCAACCTAAACATTTCTCTTCGCTGTTCTTCCATTGCATCTGTACCTCTGAAATCTTTTCCAATCTCATCCAAAAACCTCAGTCCATCACCAGCTCTATGCTTACGAATACTTGCAGGGCTCTCCAGAAGCTTGGAAAATGAAAGGTTTTTCGGTGAGGAAAAACTCTGTAACTCGAGTGCTGCGATCTGC
This region of Populus alba chromosome 3, ASM523922v2, whole genome shotgun sequence genomic DNA includes:
- the LOC118037856 gene encoding uncharacterized protein isoform X1, yielding MFSVFSSMETVSGNKQWSSDQLGAGNLHALQKLGGILHCNKMQIAALELQSFSSPKNLSFSKLLESPASIRKHRAGDGLRFLDEIGKDFRGTDAMEEQRREMFRLMNGKNLLTESRASSSNELVEISPKNSSRVKACSDSSKGKQLKQVSEAGKIKQLSKRLKTLEEETEPMKQEFFQHMEERKKLVAEIHQQFQTIHHFLQFENQELEEGSHDDGPSIVEFLKKAGLGLAGQKYYTDRHQDHALSEEDMERLIRWLQEAADAESERVAFKKWMRGLSN
- the LOC118037856 gene encoding uncharacterized protein isoform X2; this encodes MFSVFSSMETVSGNLHALQKLGGILHCNKMQIAALELQSFSSPKNLSFSKLLESPASIRKHRAGDGLRFLDEIGKDFRGTDAMEEQRREMFRLMNGKNLLTESRASSSNELVEISPKNSSRVKACSDSSKGKQLKQVSEAGKIKQLSKRLKTLEEETEPMKQEFFQHMEERKKLVAEIHQQFQTIHHFLQFENQELEEGSHDDGPSIVEFLKKAGLGLAGQKYYTDRHQDHALSEEDMERLIRWLQEAADAESERVAFKKWMRGLSN